A region of Lycium barbarum isolate Lr01 chromosome 3, ASM1917538v2, whole genome shotgun sequence DNA encodes the following proteins:
- the LOC132632386 gene encoding uncharacterized protein LOC132632386, with protein sequence MLISIVERSLFKDKNSGTKIIKHRFLGFLIWQALQSTSIFFFTKTLLLSLFTQTPFKPSFLTLLSFLTFHFSLLLFSTSLFIVSSPQPQHAASPLQLFLTTAKLILVPISNTQPLLSTDFRARARASISFVLFVAVCAVSGSLSVISLCWSCHVFDQLKPTRLVIGKLGFWGLQIGLFYGVHYVYKKRWVLQFPIIQRPPFFSFKMGLPLAVGKALKLSAAGYVFSALLAFVLPYEFKGQLPVGNFITEQILFYIGSFVVILCWELCHHLHQVLHTKRSVFAPPKGSAAAETNPSEPLLAALEESIPKSLLQYLAYLDLCMVCEGNVDPWRRAAFFEESGETYKRVISVCLTPVEQFTRKLSEVLESSPVDNSLQLSHQLRSPNEQLADSKVYESFDDFQLLAWCARIVASLTVHSHKEDRFGVAQLSGSNATVISTLLSSLLAVEALMGKKTNLHSSNTLMDPAGIKWAALNSGRRDSAAGFAGKRKGAPFYAKAYSMADILRTSIYGIVSTFYDEMSHSAKAGLLEKDWVISNKPLYGTRELLSQKLRLFLDFQAS encoded by the exons ATGCTGATATCCATAGTAGAAAGATCCTTATTCAAAGACAAAAACAGCGGCACTAAAATCATCAAACACCGCTTCCTAGGGTTCTTAATCTGGCAAGCACTTCAATCCACATCCATCTTCTTCTTTACCAAAACCCTACTCCTCTCTCTCTTCACTCAAACCCCTTTCAAACCCTCATTTCTCACTCTCCTCTCTTTCCTAACTTTCCACTTCTCCCTCCTCCTATTCTCCACTTCCCTTTTCATCGTCTCTTCTCCTCAACCTCAACACGCTGCTTCCCCTTTACAACTTTTCCTCACTACTGCTAAGCTAATACTCGTTCCCATTTCTAACACACAGCCGTTGTTGTCCACTGATTTTCGGGCCCGAGCTAGGGCTTCCATTAGTTTCGTGCTGTTTGTGGCTGTTTGTGCTGTATCAGGGTCTTTGTCTGTGATTAGCTTGTGTTGGAGCTGTCATGTTTTCGATCAATTGAAACCGACAAGGTTGGTTATTGGGAAATTAGGGTTTTGGGGTTTGCAGATTGGGTTGTTTTATGGAGTTCATTATGTGTATAAGAAGCGCTGGGTTTTGCAGTTTCCCATCATACAG CGTCCTCCCTTTTTCAGCTTTAAGATGGGGTTACCTTTAGCTGTTGGGAAAGCTCTAAAGCTTTCCGCTGCCGGTTATGTGTTTTCAGCTCTCCTTGCATTTGTTCTACCTTATGAGTTTAAGGGTCAACTTCCAGTAGGAAACTTTATCACTGAGCAAATACTCTTCTATATTGGAAGTTTTGTGGTGATTCTTTGCTGGGAATTATGCCATCATTTACACCAG GTGTTACACACAAAGCGGTCCGTCTTTGCTCCTCCAAAAGGTTCTGCAGCTGCTGAAACAAATCCAAGTGAACCTCTTCTTGCCGCATTGGAGGAGAGCATACCCAAATCTCTTTTGCAGTATCTTGCATACCTTGACCTTTGTATGGTATGCGAAGGTAATGTTGACCCTTGGCGCCGAGCTGCCTTCTTTGAGGAAAGTGGTGAGACTTACAAAAGAGTCATTTCTGTGTGCTTGACCCCCGTTGAACAATTCACAAGAAAGCTGAGTGAAGTTTTGGAAAGCTCTCCAGTTGATAACTCCTTGCAACTGTCTCATCAGTTGCGTTCTCCAAATGAACAGCTTGCCGATTCAAAGGTTTATGAATCATTTGATGACTTTCAG CTACTAGCTTGGTGTGCCCGCATTGTGGCTTCACTAACCGTGCATTCACACAAGGAGGATAGATTTGGCGTTGCTCAACTTTCAGGGAGCAATGCTACTGTTATCTCAACATTGCTATCCAGTTTATTAGCTGTTGAAGCTCTGATGGGCAAGAAAACCAACTTACATTCGTCAAATACTTTAATGGATCCTGCTGGTATTAAGTGGGCTGCATTAAACTCAGGAAGGAGAGATTCAGCAGCAGGCTTTGCAGGAAAAAGAAAAGGAGCCCCTTTTTATGCAAAAGCATATTCAATGGCTGATATCCTGAGGACTTCCATCTATGGTATTGTCTCCACTTTTTACGATGAGATGTCGCATAGTGCCAAGGCAGGACTACTTGAGAAAGATTGGGTCATCAGTAATAAGCCACTGTATGGAACTCGGGAGCTCCTTTCGCAGAAGTTGCGACTATTCCTGGACTTCCAAGCTAGCTAG
- the LOC132634146 gene encoding putative F-box/kelch-repeat protein At1g20790: MVYCVFNPITGAHRLIPYPEPTTFMMIGEPGLAVYYHSSDHYKLVTISKMVENSNLFYKFHVLSSVRSGLWHEIPLKSNTFSDLAVGSRPVYWRGSLYWLRSDGSVIAFDTNREEGIILDRPEFIDDFGIIYGKLLTGRDMWLGVAQGSLTLVCIFKKSIVIAAYEDASSSWNVFHPLDNFLPGPDGFINGFPIMIDNKQVFFAVKGPLSIYHDLYEYDTEINWVRKAAGLGLVDYPLHSFQPTLASVHATPSEIVNSHHFSYITAKIDQIRRYITEGVSTVEEEDDESSSEEEEESDEEIL; this comes from the exons ATGGTTTACTGTGTTTTCAATCCGATAACTGGAGCTCACCGATTGATACCGTACCCCGAGCCTACAACTTTTATGATGATTGGTGAACCAGGCCTAGCTGTTTATTATCATAGTTCAGACCACTATAAATTGGTAACCATCAGTAAGATGGTTGAAAATTCCAATTTGTTTTACAAATTTCACGTACTTTCATCAGTGCGATCTGGCTTGTGGCATGAAATCCCACTGAAAAGCAATACTTTCAGTGATTTGGCCGTCGGTAGTCGACCTGTTTACTGGCGCGGTTCTCTGTATTGGCTCAGAAGTGACGGTAGTGTTATAGCTTTTGATACAAATAGAGAAGAGGGTATAATTCTTGACCGTCCAGAGTTTATTGATGATTTTGGTATCATCTACGGTAAACTTTTGACAGGTCGTGATATGTGGTTAGGAGTAGCTCAAGGTTCACTTACACTTGTTTGCATATTCAAGAAGTCCATTGTCATTGCTGCTTATGAGGATGCAAGCAGCAGTTGGAACGTTTTCCACCCTCTGGACAACTTCCTTCCGGGTCCGGATGGCTTTATTAATGGCTTTCCAATCATGATTGACAACAAACAGGTGTTTTTTGCAGTAAAAGGTCCCCTGTCAATTTATCATGATCTTTACGAGTATGATACTGAGATCAATTGGGTTAGGAAAGCTGCAGGGTTGGGCCTAGTTGATTATCCCCTGCATTCCTTCCAACCAACATTAGCCAGCGTTCACGCAACGCCCTCGGAAATTGTAAACAGTCATCATTTCTCATATATCACTGCAAAGATAGATCAGATCAGAAGATATATTACCGAAG GTGTTTCCACAGTTGAAGAAGAAGACGACGAAAGTTcttcagaagaagaagaagaatcagaTGAAGAAATATTGTAA